One window of the Acidobacteriota bacterium genome contains the following:
- a CDS encoding ABC transporter ATP-binding protein, with protein MTADAHEEDVLGKAYDARLARRLLPYVRPHRALLSFSIAFLLLISAAQLAQPYIIKLVIDGPLAAGDPAGLLPLALLFALTAAFEFGFRFAQMYSLEITGQRVIRDLRSDVYRHLQRLPAAYFDRNPVGRLVTRLTSDVENLAEIFSSGIVTLLGDSMKLVGIVAILLVMDLKLALLTLLSLPVLAALAFFFRVKIRDAFRLVRSRVSRLNAFLQEQITGMVVVHLFQREKVNDAEFDAVNRAHRDADISSVVWDSIFSSLIELFGSLTVAAILWYGGVQVVSKAITFGTLVAFIEYVQKFFGPIRELGGYYSVMQSAMASAERLFQVIDEPPETDAGTHAAAAPARGEIEFRDVRFGYAAGSEVLRGLTFHVRPGERVALVGSTGAGKTTIARMLLRLYTPGSGSILFDGVDSREIPLAELRRRVGVVLQEPFLFAGTIAENISLGDPSVTRERVLSAARAVSASRFIEALPGGYDAEVREAGSNLSVGQKQLLCFARILAFDPPVLLLDEATASVDSETEAIVQAAFERLTSSRTCLIIAHRLSTVRGCDRIVVLHRGRVHEEGSHEELLKLSGIYADFHRLQTGGAAL; from the coding sequence ATGACGGCCGACGCCCACGAGGAGGACGTCCTCGGGAAGGCGTACGACGCGCGTCTCGCGCGGCGCCTGCTTCCGTACGTGCGGCCGCACCGCGCCCTCCTGTCGTTCTCGATCGCCTTCCTGCTGCTCATCTCGGCGGCCCAGCTCGCGCAGCCCTACATCATCAAGCTCGTCATCGACGGCCCGCTGGCGGCGGGCGACCCCGCGGGACTTCTCCCCCTCGCCCTCCTCTTCGCGCTCACGGCCGCCTTCGAGTTCGGCTTCCGGTTCGCCCAGATGTACAGCCTGGAGATCACAGGGCAGCGCGTGATCCGAGACCTGAGGAGCGACGTCTACCGCCACCTCCAGCGCCTCCCCGCGGCCTACTTCGACCGGAACCCCGTGGGGCGTCTCGTCACCCGCCTGACGAGCGACGTGGAGAACCTCGCCGAGATCTTCAGCTCCGGGATCGTCACCCTCCTCGGCGACTCGATGAAGCTCGTCGGGATCGTCGCGATCCTGCTCGTCATGGACCTGAAGCTCGCCCTCCTCACGCTGCTGAGCCTCCCCGTGCTCGCGGCCCTCGCCTTCTTCTTCCGCGTGAAGATCCGGGACGCCTTCCGCCTGGTGCGCTCGCGCGTCTCCCGCCTCAATGCCTTCCTCCAGGAGCAGATCACCGGGATGGTGGTGGTCCACCTCTTCCAGCGCGAGAAGGTCAACGACGCCGAGTTCGACGCCGTCAACCGCGCGCACCGCGACGCCGACATCTCGTCCGTGGTGTGGGACTCGATCTTTTCTTCCTTGATAGAGCTGTTCGGCTCGCTGACCGTGGCCGCGATCCTCTGGTACGGCGGCGTCCAGGTCGTCTCGAAGGCGATCACGTTCGGCACGCTCGTCGCCTTCATCGAGTACGTGCAGAAGTTCTTCGGCCCGATCCGCGAGCTGGGGGGGTACTACTCGGTGATGCAGTCGGCGATGGCCTCCGCGGAGCGCCTCTTCCAGGTGATCGACGAGCCCCCCGAGACGGACGCCGGGACCCATGCGGCCGCCGCGCCGGCGCGGGGGGAGATCGAGTTCCGGGACGTGAGGTTCGGCTACGCGGCGGGCTCGGAGGTGCTCCGGGGGCTGACCTTCCACGTCCGCCCCGGGGAGCGCGTGGCGCTCGTGGGGTCGACGGGCGCTGGGAAGACGACGATCGCCCGGATGCTCCTTCGCCTGTACACCCCCGGGAGCGGGTCGATCCTCTTCGACGGCGTGGACTCGCGCGAGATCCCGCTCGCGGAGCTTCGTCGCCGCGTCGGCGTCGTGCTTCAGGAACCATTTCTCTTCGCGGGAACGATCGCCGAGAACATCTCGCTGGGCGATCCGTCGGTCACGCGCGAGCGGGTCCTCTCCGCGGCCCGGGCCGTCTCGGCGTCACGCTTCATCGAGGCGCTCCCCGGCGGCTACGACGCCGAGGTGCGCGAGGCGGGGTCAAACCTCTCCGTGGGACAGAAGCAGCTCCTCTGCTTCGCCCGCATCCTCGCCTTCGATCCCCCCGTGCTCCTCCTCGACGAGGCGACCGCCTCGGTGGACTCTGAGACCGAGGCGATCGTCCAGGCGGCCTTCGAGAGGCTCACCAGCAGCCGGACGTGCCTCATCATCGCGCACCGGCTGTCGACGGTGAGAGGGTGCGACCGGATCGTGGTGCTCCACCGCGGTCGCGTCCAC
- a CDS encoding dTMP kinase: protein MDRTATGFITFEGIEGSGKTTQVRLLSEYLTSKGVQHVVTREPGGTVVGEKIRALLLDPRSRMVPITELLLYGAARAQHIEEVIQPALGEGKVVLCDRFTDATAAYQGAGRQLPMNVIRVLNSLASADIKPDLTLLLDLDPSAGLARARVRNTSAGATSTTRFDDEEIAFHTRVRDGYLEIAREEATRVRVIAADSSPEKVAKQILTHVKRRLSLG, encoded by the coding sequence TTGGACAGGACCGCCACAGGCTTCATCACCTTCGAAGGGATCGAGGGATCGGGGAAGACCACGCAGGTCCGTCTCCTCTCGGAGTACCTCACGTCGAAAGGGGTGCAGCACGTCGTCACCCGGGAGCCCGGCGGCACGGTGGTAGGCGAGAAGATCCGGGCGCTCCTCCTCGATCCCCGGAGCCGGATGGTGCCCATCACCGAGCTCCTCCTGTATGGCGCCGCGCGCGCCCAGCACATCGAGGAGGTCATCCAGCCGGCCCTCGGCGAGGGGAAGGTGGTCCTGTGCGATCGCTTCACCGACGCGACCGCGGCGTACCAGGGGGCCGGGCGCCAGCTCCCGATGAACGTCATCCGCGTCCTCAACTCGCTCGCCTCCGCCGACATCAAGCCCGACCTCACGCTCCTCCTCGACCTGGACCCCTCGGCCGGGCTTGCGCGCGCCCGCGTCCGAAACACCTCCGCCGGGGCCACCTCCACGACCCGGTTCGACGACGAGGAGATCGCCTTCCACACGCGCGTGCGCGACGGGTACCTCGAGATCGCGCGCGAGGAGGCGACCCGGGTGAGGGTCATCGCCGCCGATTCTTCGCCCGAGAAGGTCGCGAAGCAGATCCTCACGCACGTCAAGCGCCGCCTGAGCCTCGGGTAG
- a CDS encoding ABC transporter ATP-binding protein: MTPSSRRLVLEYLWLVRLRIAAGVLLLAATNVLALFIPRLLKQAVDSMRDGVHAREIATYAGAIALVAIAQSLIRTWSRLAILGASRRVVYALRRRLFSHLQRLPMSFFRSRATGDIVSRAINDVMLIRGFYGPGVMNLVNTVFVYAGSVILMASMSPRLTLYAIAPYPLFAVAVNLMSRRVYARSLEVQEGLAAISNKAQENITGISLIKTYVREEAEGRVFDDLSGVYMRRNVELARARGVMIPLMGMMTEFGTFVVIVLGGAAVVRGEITLGDFVAFNAYLAFLMWPTFAFGWILNTFQRGLAAFRRIGEILDLPAEQREAAAADGADGDAGPFEGRIEIRGLTFAHPGAAPSTRHLEGLDLAVAPGEVLGILGTVGSGKSTLVGLLPGILKPPAGTIFIDGEDVTRIPLHRLRRHIAVVPQEPFLFSRSVRENVAYAPRGFDEEEILKAVEAARLARDIPAFPSGLDTVVGERGFTLSGGQRQRVTLARAILTRPSILVLDDPLSSVDAEVEEELLARLKETARGRTVILISNRIAALSWADHIVVMDAGRIVERGGHADLLKLGGLYASVARRQSLQALLTL, translated from the coding sequence GTGACCCCTTCGTCGCGGAGGCTCGTCCTCGAGTACCTGTGGCTCGTCCGCCTGCGGATCGCGGCCGGCGTCCTCCTCCTCGCCGCGACGAACGTCCTCGCCCTCTTCATCCCGCGGCTCCTCAAGCAGGCGGTCGACTCGATGCGCGACGGCGTCCACGCGCGCGAGATCGCGACGTACGCGGGGGCCATCGCCCTCGTCGCGATCGCGCAGAGCCTCATCCGGACCTGGTCGCGCCTCGCCATCCTCGGGGCGTCGCGGAGGGTCGTCTACGCCCTGCGGCGCCGCCTCTTCTCGCACCTGCAGCGACTTCCGATGTCGTTTTTCCGATCCCGCGCCACCGGGGACATCGTCTCGCGCGCGATCAACGACGTCATGCTCATCCGAGGCTTCTACGGCCCCGGCGTCATGAACCTGGTCAACACGGTCTTCGTCTACGCGGGATCGGTGATCCTCATGGCATCGATGTCGCCGCGCCTGACGCTCTACGCCATCGCCCCCTACCCCCTCTTCGCCGTCGCGGTGAACCTGATGAGCCGCCGGGTCTACGCGAGGAGCCTCGAGGTCCAGGAGGGGCTCGCCGCGATCTCGAACAAGGCGCAGGAGAACATCACCGGCATCTCCCTCATCAAGACGTACGTGCGCGAGGAGGCGGAGGGGCGCGTCTTCGACGATCTGTCGGGGGTCTACATGCGCCGCAACGTCGAGCTGGCGCGGGCGCGCGGCGTGATGATCCCGCTCATGGGGATGATGACCGAGTTCGGCACCTTCGTCGTCATCGTCCTCGGGGGGGCGGCCGTCGTGCGCGGGGAGATCACCCTCGGCGACTTCGTCGCCTTCAACGCCTACCTGGCCTTTCTCATGTGGCCCACCTTCGCCTTCGGCTGGATCCTGAACACCTTCCAGCGCGGCCTCGCGGCCTTCCGGCGCATCGGCGAGATCCTCGACCTCCCCGCCGAGCAGCGCGAGGCGGCGGCAGCGGACGGCGCGGACGGCGACGCGGGCCCCTTCGAGGGGCGCATCGAGATCCGCGGGCTGACGTTCGCCCACCCCGGGGCCGCCCCCTCGACGCGGCACCTCGAGGGGCTCGATCTCGCCGTGGCGCCGGGGGAGGTCCTCGGGATCCTCGGGACCGTCGGATCGGGCAAGTCCACCCTCGTCGGCCTCCTGCCGGGGATCCTGAAGCCTCCCGCCGGGACGATCTTCATCGACGGCGAGGACGTGACGCGCATCCCGCTCCACCGCCTGAGGCGTCACATCGCGGTCGTCCCCCAGGAGCCCTTCCTCTTCAGCCGGAGCGTGAGGGAGAACGTGGCGTACGCCCCCCGCGGCTTCGACGAGGAGGAGATCCTGAAGGCGGTGGAGGCGGCGCGCCTCGCGCGCGACATCCCGGCCTTCCCGAGCGGCCTCGACACGGTCGTGGGCGAGCGCGGCTTCACCCTCTCCGGAGGGCAGCGGCAGCGCGTCACGCTGGCTCGCGCGATCCTCACGAGGCCGTCGATCCTGGTCCTCGACGATCCCCTCTCGAGCGTTGACGCCGAGGTCGAGGAGGAGCTGCTCGCGCGGCTCAAGGAGACGGCCCGGGGGCGGACGGTGATCCTGATTTCGAACCGGATCGCCGCCCTCTCGTGGGCCGACCACATCGTCGTCATGGACGCCGGGCGCATCGTGGAGCGGGGCGGCCACGCCGATCTTCTCAAGCTCGGAGGGCTGTACGCGTCGGTCGCCAGACGCCAGAGCCTCCAGGCGCTCCTCACGCTATGA